In Bradyrhizobium lablabi, one DNA window encodes the following:
- a CDS encoding GNAT family N-acetyltransferase, whose protein sequence is MTPPTIRPARREEYDEIAKLWMDSWVSTGLEQASDSLLEKLCKRVPLEMESGWSLFVADDGGELAAMLALHLPNVYLDQLFVAPEYQGRSLGRTLLAFTRQHLPDEIHLRCVRENEKAWRWYEREGFVFEKEAVEPMTGRVMKHYRWKKEGTAR, encoded by the coding sequence ATGACGCCGCCAACGATCCGCCCCGCCCGGCGGGAGGAATATGACGAGATCGCCAAGCTTTGGATGGACAGCTGGGTCTCGACCGGACTGGAACAGGCCAGCGATTCGCTGCTGGAGAAATTGTGCAAGCGCGTCCCGCTCGAGATGGAGAGCGGCTGGAGCCTGTTTGTCGCCGACGATGGCGGCGAGCTCGCGGCGATGCTGGCGCTGCATCTGCCCAATGTCTACCTCGACCAATTGTTCGTCGCGCCGGAATATCAGGGCCGAAGCCTGGGTCGGACGCTGCTCGCCTTCACGAGGCAGCATCTGCCGGATGAAATCCATTTGCGCTGCGTGCGCGAGAACGAAAAGGCGTGGCGCTGGTATGAGCGCGAGGGATTTGTGTTTGAGAAGGAAGCGGTCGAGCCGATGACCGGACGTGTTATGAAACACTATCGATGGAAGAAGGAGGGAACAGCCCGATGA
- a CDS encoding aquaporin: MTKELGAEFVGTFMLVASVCGAALFSAPNVGFIAVALSIGAAVLAMAYAVGPISGGHFNPAVTCGLVAAGRFEAGKALPYIIAQVVGGVAAAVIFYIILQGAPASGKWNTFLAISNTYGGSGFPLLSVALIEVVMTALFLVVITGVTSSKGAPGFAPLAIGLTLVTIHLVAIPVSNASVNPARSTATALFGGAEAMGSLWLFWVAPIVGGIIGGLIGKAFYER; this comes from the coding sequence ATGACAAAAGAACTGGGCGCAGAATTTGTCGGGACATTCATGCTGGTGGCGTCGGTTTGCGGAGCGGCGCTGTTTTCCGCGCCGAATGTCGGGTTCATCGCGGTGGCGCTCTCGATTGGCGCTGCGGTGCTGGCGATGGCCTATGCGGTAGGCCCGATCTCCGGCGGCCATTTCAATCCGGCGGTGACATGCGGATTGGTCGCGGCGGGCCGCTTCGAGGCGGGCAAAGCGCTCCCCTATATCATTGCGCAAGTGGTCGGCGGCGTCGCCGCGGCGGTGATATTCTACATCATCTTGCAGGGCGCGCCCGCATCGGGCAAATGGAATACGTTCCTCGCGATTTCCAACACCTATGGCGGCAGCGGCTTCCCGTTGCTGAGCGTCGCCCTCATTGAAGTTGTCATGACCGCGCTGTTTCTGGTGGTGATCACGGGCGTGACCTCGTCCAAGGGTGCCCCCGGCTTTGCGCCGCTTGCGATTGGACTGACGCTGGTGACGATCCATCTGGTCGCGATCCCGGTTTCGAACGCCTCCGTTAATCCGGCGCGCTCGACCGCGACCGCGCTTTTCGGCGGCGCCGAGGCGATGGGATCGCTGTGGCTGTTCTGGGTGGCGCCGATCGTCGGCGGCATCATCGGCGGCCTGATCGGCAAGGCGTTCTACGAGCGGTGA
- the pnp gene encoding polyribonucleotide nucleotidyltransferase: MFNIHSVEIDWGGRPLRLETGKIARQADGAVLATYGETVVLATVVAAKSPREGVDFLPLTVDYQEKTYAAGRIPGGYFKREGRPTEKETLVSRLIDRPIRPLFADGWRNETQVIVTVLSHDMENDPDVVAMVAASAALTLSGVPFKGPIGAARVGFMNDEYVLNPTLDEMVDTQLELVVAGTSDAVLMVESEAKELGEDIMLGAVMFGHRHFQPVIKAIIELAEKAAKEPREVATVDESALEKEMLGLIEQDLRAAYAIPVKQERYAAVAKAKEKVMAHYFPEGQEPKYDKLRIAAVFKELEAKIVRWNILDTGKRIDGRDVKTVRNIVAEVGVLPRAHGSALFTRGETQAMVVTTLGTGEDEQYIDALSGTYKETFLLHYNFPPYSVGETGRLGGTKRREIGHGKLAWRAIHPVLPPHHEFPYTVRVVSEITESNGSSSMASVCGASLALMDAGVPLKRPTAGIAMGLILEGSRYAVLSDILGDEDHLGDMDFKVAGTDHGITSLQMDIKIAGITEEIMKVALGQAKEGRIHILGEMSKALTAARAELGEYAPRIETFKIATDKIREVIGTGGKVIREIVEKTGAKVNIDDDGTVKVASADGESIKAAIKWIKSIASDPELGQIYDGTVVKVMEFGAFVNFFGAKDGLVHISQLAANRVQKTSDVVKEGDKVKVKLLGFDDRGKTRLSMKAVDQVTGEDLEAKQKTEAPPREAAGE; this comes from the coding sequence ATGTTCAATATTCATTCAGTCGAAATCGACTGGGGTGGACGTCCCCTCAGGCTTGAAACCGGAAAAATCGCCCGCCAGGCCGACGGCGCCGTGCTGGCGACCTACGGCGAAACCGTGGTTCTTGCCACCGTCGTTGCCGCCAAATCGCCCCGCGAAGGCGTCGACTTCCTGCCGCTGACCGTCGATTACCAGGAAAAGACCTACGCCGCGGGCCGCATTCCCGGCGGCTATTTCAAGCGCGAAGGCCGGCCCACCGAAAAGGAGACGCTGGTCTCCCGCCTGATCGACCGCCCGATCCGCCCGCTGTTCGCGGATGGCTGGCGCAATGAAACGCAAGTGATCGTCACGGTGCTTTCGCACGACATGGAGAACGATCCCGACGTGGTGGCGATGGTAGCTGCGTCCGCGGCGCTGACCCTGTCTGGCGTACCCTTCAAGGGTCCGATCGGCGCCGCCCGCGTCGGCTTCATGAACGACGAGTATGTGCTCAATCCAACGCTCGACGAGATGGTCGATACCCAGCTTGAACTGGTCGTCGCCGGCACCAGCGACGCGGTCCTGATGGTGGAGTCCGAAGCAAAGGAATTGGGCGAAGACATCATGCTCGGCGCCGTGATGTTCGGACATCGCCACTTCCAGCCGGTGATCAAGGCGATTATCGAGCTTGCCGAGAAAGCTGCCAAGGAGCCGCGCGAGGTTGCCACCGTCGACGAAAGCGCGCTGGAAAAGGAAATGCTCGGTCTGATCGAGCAGGACCTGCGGGCCGCCTATGCGATCCCGGTCAAGCAGGAGCGCTACGCAGCCGTTGCCAAGGCCAAGGAAAAGGTGATGGCGCATTACTTCCCGGAAGGCCAGGAGCCGAAATACGACAAGCTCCGCATCGCCGCCGTGTTCAAGGAGCTCGAGGCAAAGATTGTTCGCTGGAACATTCTCGACACCGGCAAGCGCATCGACGGCCGCGACGTCAAGACTGTGCGCAACATCGTCGCCGAAGTCGGCGTGTTGCCGCGCGCCCACGGCTCGGCGCTGTTCACCCGCGGCGAGACCCAGGCGATGGTCGTGACCACGCTCGGCACCGGCGAGGACGAGCAGTATATCGACGCGCTGTCGGGAACCTACAAAGAGACGTTCCTGCTGCACTACAACTTCCCTCCCTATTCGGTCGGCGAAACCGGACGCCTCGGCGGCACCAAGCGGCGCGAGATCGGCCATGGCAAGCTCGCCTGGCGCGCGATCCACCCCGTGCTGCCGCCGCACCACGAATTCCCCTACACGGTGCGGGTGGTCTCCGAGATCACCGAATCGAACGGGTCGTCCTCGATGGCCTCGGTCTGCGGCGCCTCGCTGGCGCTGATGGATGCGGGCGTTCCCTTGAAGCGGCCGACCGCGGGCATCGCGATGGGCCTCATTCTGGAAGGTTCGCGCTACGCGGTATTGTCTGACATTCTCGGTGACGAGGATCATCTCGGCGACATGGACTTCAAGGTCGCCGGCACCGATCACGGCATTACCTCGCTGCAGATGGACATCAAGATCGCCGGGATCACCGAGGAGATCATGAAGGTCGCGCTCGGCCAGGCCAAGGAAGGTCGCATCCACATCCTCGGCGAAATGTCGAAGGCACTCACCGCAGCCCGCGCCGAGCTCGGCGAATACGCGCCGCGCATCGAGACCTTCAAGATCGCGACCGACAAGATTCGCGAAGTGATCGGCACCGGCGGCAAGGTGATCCGCGAGATCGTCGAGAAGACCGGCGCCAAGGTCAATATCGACGACGACGGCACCGTGAAGGTTGCTTCCGCCGACGGCGAATCGATCAAGGCCGCGATCAAGTGGATCAAGTCGATCGCCTCCGATCCGGAGCTCGGCCAGATCTATGACGGCACCGTGGTCAAGGTGATGGAGTTCGGCGCGTTCGTGAACTTCTTCGGCGCCAAGGACGGCCTCGTCCATATCAGCCAGCTCGCGGCCAACCGCGTGCAGAAGACCTCCGACGTCGTCAAGGAAGGCGATAAGGTCAAGGTCAAGCTGCTCGGCTTCGACGATCGCGGCAAGACGCGGCTGTCGATGAAGGCGGTCGACCAGGTGACCGGCGAGGATCTCGAGGCCAAGCAGAAGACCGAAGCCCCGCCGCGCGAAGCCGCCGGCGAGTAG
- a CDS encoding superoxide dismutase, with the protein MSSLSRRRLFSTAVGIAALATAPRAVFAQASTPAPAAGPFVVPPLSYPTNAFEPHIDAKTMEIHHDKHHGAYVANLNNLAKTNPQLGTTPMLQILFNLNALNDDIKVAVRNNLGGHANHTMFWQIMGPNGGKPEGEVLAAIERDLGGIEKFVTDFNAAGGRVFGSGWVFVTVTNDGKLAIETRPNQDTPIMDGKRVLFGNDVWEHAYYLNYQNRRPDYLKAWWNTVNWAKVAERYAAAKAGTLGI; encoded by the coding sequence ATGTCTTCATTATCGCGTCGTCGTCTTTTCAGTACGGCTGTTGGGATTGCTGCCCTCGCAACCGCGCCGCGCGCTGTTTTCGCTCAAGCGTCAACCCCAGCACCGGCGGCAGGTCCGTTCGTGGTGCCGCCTCTCAGCTATCCAACCAACGCGTTTGAGCCGCACATCGACGCGAAGACGATGGAAATCCACCATGACAAGCATCACGGCGCCTATGTCGCCAATCTCAACAATCTCGCCAAGACCAATCCGCAGCTCGGCACAACCCCGATGCTGCAGATACTCTTCAATCTCAACGCGCTCAATGACGACATTAAAGTCGCGGTCCGCAATAATCTCGGCGGCCACGCCAACCACACCATGTTCTGGCAAATCATGGGACCGAACGGGGGCAAACCCGAAGGCGAGGTGCTGGCTGCGATCGAACGCGATCTCGGCGGCATAGAGAAATTCGTGACCGACTTCAATGCCGCAGGCGGGCGCGTGTTCGGTTCGGGCTGGGTCTTCGTGACCGTCACAAACGACGGCAAGCTCGCGATCGAGACCCGCCCTAACCAGGATACTCCGATCATGGATGGCAAACGGGTGCTATTTGGCAACGATGTCTGGGAGCACGCCTATTATCTCAACTACCAGAACCGCCGCCCGGATTACCTCAAGGCGTGGTGGAACACCGTGAACTGGGCGAAGGTCGCGGAGCGCTATGCTGCCGCGAAGGCGGGCACGCTGGGTATCTAG
- the truB gene encoding tRNA pseudouridine(55) synthase TruB, translating into MIVTGANSLIEPPTGDSDGAQKNNSSDANHDVTNHDASHREEQPARAGKQPRPNNQPRRDKRDVHGWVVLDKPIGMTSTHAVAVVKRLFQAKRAGHAGTLDPLASGGLPIALGEATKTVPFVMDGRKRYRFTVAWGEERDTDDTEGRVVKTSDSRPSAEAISGLLPRFTGVIEQIPPQYSAIKVQGERAYDLARDGETVELAPRPVEIHHLSLVEQPDSTHSVFEAECGKGTYVRALARDIGRILGCYGHICALRRTLVGPFGEKDMIPLEQLEALCDRAASGEGSLADALLPVETALDDIPALAVTRADAARLHRGQAVLLRGRDAPNSSGTVYVTVAGRLLALAEIGNGELIPKRVFNLTGLTASPARNDGSI; encoded by the coding sequence ATGATCGTGACCGGCGCAAACAGCCTGATCGAGCCGCCAACCGGTGATTCGGACGGCGCGCAAAAAAATAATTCTTCGGATGCCAATCACGATGTGACGAATCACGACGCGTCGCATCGCGAGGAACAACCTGCGCGCGCGGGCAAACAGCCGCGCCCGAACAACCAGCCGCGCCGCGACAAACGCGACGTCCACGGCTGGGTCGTGCTCGACAAGCCGATCGGCATGACCTCGACGCATGCGGTCGCGGTGGTGAAGCGGCTGTTCCAGGCCAAGCGCGCCGGACACGCCGGCACGCTCGATCCGCTTGCCTCCGGCGGCTTGCCGATTGCGCTGGGCGAGGCCACCAAGACGGTTCCGTTCGTGATGGACGGCCGCAAGCGTTACCGCTTTACGGTCGCCTGGGGCGAGGAACGCGATACCGACGATACCGAGGGCCGGGTCGTCAAAACCAGCGATTCAAGACCCTCCGCCGAGGCGATTTCCGGGCTACTGCCGCGGTTCACCGGCGTGATCGAGCAGATCCCGCCGCAATATTCCGCGATCAAGGTCCAGGGCGAGCGTGCCTATGATCTGGCGCGCGACGGGGAGACCGTCGAATTGGCCCCCCGCCCGGTCGAGATTCACCATTTATCGCTTGTAGAACAACCAGATAGCACCCACTCCGTGTTCGAAGCCGAATGCGGCAAGGGAACCTATGTCCGGGCGCTGGCCCGCGATATCGGCCGGATTTTGGGCTGCTACGGTCATATCTGCGCGCTGCGGCGGACCCTGGTCGGCCCCTTCGGCGAAAAGGACATGATTCCGCTGGAACAGTTGGAGGCTTTGTGCGATAGAGCCGCGTCTGGCGAGGGCAGCCTCGCCGACGCGCTTTTGCCCGTTGAGACCGCGCTGGACGACATCCCGGCACTGGCCGTCACACGGGCTGATGCGGCAAGGCTCCACAGGGGCCAGGCCGTTTTGTTGCGCGGACGGGATGCGCCCAATAGTAGCGGCACAGTCTATGTCACGGTGGCAGGCCGGCTTTTGGCGCTTGCCGAAATTGGCAATGGCGAACTCATCCCCAAGCGTGTGTTCAACCTGACCGGACTGACTGCCAGTCCGGCTCGCAACGATGGAAGTATTTGA
- the rpsO gene encoding 30S ribosomal protein S15 — MSITAERKAEVIKTNANKAGDTGSPEVQVAILSERINNLTGHFKTHVKDNHSRRGLLKLVSTRRSLLDYIKKKDEARYKALLEKHNIRR; from the coding sequence ATGTCGATTACCGCCGAACGCAAAGCGGAAGTCATCAAGACGAATGCCAACAAGGCCGGCGACACCGGCTCGCCCGAGGTTCAGGTCGCGATCCTGTCGGAACGCATCAACAACCTCACCGGGCATTTCAAGACCCACGTGAAGGACAATCATTCGCGGCGCGGCCTTTTGAAGCTCGTGTCGACGCGCCGTTCGCTTCTGGATTACATCAAGAAGAAGGACGAGGCGCGTTACAAGGCGTTGCTCGAAAAGCATAACATTCGTCGTTGA
- a CDS encoding glutathione S-transferase family protein — protein sequence MMKLYWSPRSRSFSALWLMEETGQPYERVLTDISKGEQKKPEYLAINPMGKVPALRDGEATLAEAAAICAYVAERYPQAKLAPPLGDPLRAKYLYWLFFAPGCVEPAMVQLATKIEMNPVAAGWGDAQRVIDVLDAALEKGPWILGENFSAADIIIGSGLNFAVRLFKMMPARPSFDAYIDRCTARPAFQRASVLAAG from the coding sequence ATGATGAAACTTTACTGGTCGCCGCGTTCGCGGTCGTTTTCCGCGCTGTGGCTGATGGAAGAGACCGGACAGCCCTACGAGCGCGTGCTGACCGACATTTCCAAGGGCGAGCAGAAGAAGCCGGAATATCTTGCGATCAATCCGATGGGCAAGGTGCCGGCACTACGGGACGGCGAGGCGACGCTCGCGGAAGCCGCCGCGATCTGCGCCTATGTCGCCGAGCGTTACCCGCAAGCCAAACTGGCGCCGCCGCTCGGCGATCCCTTGCGCGCGAAATACCTCTACTGGCTGTTTTTCGCGCCCGGCTGCGTCGAGCCCGCGATGGTGCAGCTCGCGACCAAGATCGAGATGAATCCGGTCGCCGCCGGCTGGGGCGATGCGCAGCGGGTGATCGACGTGCTCGATGCCGCGTTGGAAAAAGGGCCGTGGATCCTCGGCGAGAATTTTTCGGCCGCGGACATCATCATCGGCTCAGGGCTGAATTTCGCGGTGCGGCTGTTCAAGATGATGCCGGCGCGCCCGTCATTCGACGCTTATATCGACCGCTGCACGGCGCGGCCGGCGTTCCAGCGGGCGAGCGTTTTGGCGGCGGGGTAA
- the fabI gene encoding enoyl-ACP reductase FabI yields the protein MQDLMKGKRGLIMGVANDHSIAWGIAKTLAAQGAELAFTYQGEALGKRVKPLAQSLGVELVIPCDVEDIASVDSVFETLRKKWGQLDFLVHAIAFSDKNELKGRYADTTRENFSRTMVISCFSFTELAKRAAELMPASGGAMITLTYGGSTRVMPNYNVMGVAKAALEASVRYLAADFGSRGIRVNAISAGPVRTLAGSGIGDARAMFAFQQKHSPLGRGLTLDELGGSALYLLSELSGGVTGEIHYVDSGYNIISMPRPEDLKNGNE from the coding sequence ATGCAGGACCTGATGAAGGGCAAACGCGGATTGATCATGGGCGTCGCCAATGATCATTCGATTGCCTGGGGCATCGCGAAAACGCTCGCCGCGCAGGGCGCCGAGCTTGCCTTCACCTATCAGGGCGAGGCGCTCGGCAAGCGGGTCAAGCCGCTGGCGCAGTCGCTCGGCGTCGAACTCGTGATACCCTGCGATGTCGAGGACATCGCCAGCGTCGATTCCGTGTTCGAGACGCTGCGGAAAAAATGGGGGCAGCTCGATTTTCTCGTGCACGCCATCGCGTTCTCCGACAAGAACGAGTTGAAAGGCCGCTATGCCGATACCACGCGCGAGAATTTCTCGCGTACCATGGTGATCTCGTGCTTTTCCTTCACCGAACTTGCCAAGCGCGCGGCCGAGCTGATGCCCGCATCCGGCGGCGCGATGATCACGCTGACCTATGGCGGTTCGACGCGGGTGATGCCGAATTATAACGTGATGGGCGTCGCCAAGGCCGCGCTGGAAGCCTCGGTGCGCTATCTCGCCGCCGATTTTGGTTCGCGCGGCATCCGCGTCAACGCGATTTCGGCAGGCCCGGTGCGGACGCTTGCGGGCTCGGGCATCGGCGATGCCCGCGCGATGTTCGCCTTCCAGCAGAAGCACTCGCCGCTCGGCCGCGGTCTGACCTTGGACGAACTCGGCGGCTCGGCCTTGTATTTATTGTCCGAGCTTTCCGGCGGCGTCACCGGTGAAATCCATTACGTGGATTCCGGCTACAACATCATTTCGATGCCCCGGCCCGAAGATCTGAAGAACGGGAACGAGTAG
- the rbfA gene encoding 30S ribosome-binding factor RbfA, with product MPRQKKSSAAGGSQRQLRVGETVRHAVADILVNGSVHDPDLEGHIITVPEVRMSPDLKLATIYVMPLGGRDTEIVIAALERNKKFLRGELARRVNLKFAPDVRFRVDERFDEAERIEKLLRTPAVQRDLAPDEDES from the coding sequence ATGCCTCGCCAGAAGAAAAGTTCCGCCGCCGGCGGCTCGCAGCGTCAGCTGCGTGTCGGCGAAACCGTGCGTCATGCGGTGGCGGACATCCTTGTCAATGGCAGCGTGCACGACCCGGACCTCGAAGGCCACATCATCACGGTTCCCGAGGTGCGGATGTCGCCGGACTTAAAACTTGCGACCATCTATGTGATGCCGCTCGGCGGACGCGATACCGAGATCGTGATCGCGGCGCTGGAGCGGAACAAGAAATTCCTGCGCGGCGAACTGGCGCGGCGCGTTAACCTAAAATTTGCGCCCGATGTTCGCTTTCGTGTCGACGAACGATTCGATGAAGCGGAACGAATAGAGAAATTACTGCGAACACCTGCGGTGCAACGAGACCTCGCACCAGACGAGGACGAAAGCTGA